From one Lotus japonicus ecotype B-129 chromosome 3, LjGifu_v1.2 genomic stretch:
- the LOC130744495 gene encoding uncharacterized protein LOC130744495, with protein MHCVRDCPLATKIWRAIRFVLPTSFFVPADFGSWIAMFHGFGLTALLATTWVVWKQRCRFYFAGDLREVHRVVREVHSLWEVIRHTHPSTTSARQVRLVQWQFPREGYVALNTDGSSLGNLGMSGFGVWLGTVMKFGCLALLATLV; from the coding sequence ATGCATTGTGTTCGTGACTGTCCGTTGGCTACTAAGATTTGGCGTGCAATTCGGTTTGTGCTTCCAACTAGCTTCTTCGTGCCTGCTGATTTTGGCTCTTGGATTGCGATGTTTCATGGGTTTGGCCTCACGGCGTTGTTGGCTACTACGTGGGTGGTGTGGAAGCAGCGGTGCAGATTCTATTTCGCGGGTGATTTGCGGGAGGTTCATCGTGTGGTTCGTGAGGTGCATTCGTTGTGGGAGGTGATTAGACACACACATCCTAGCACGACTAGTGCTCGTCAAGTCAGGCTTGTGCAATGGCAGTTTCCAAGGGAAGGATATGTTGCGTTGAACACTGATGGTAGCTCGCTGGGGAATCTCGGTATGTCGGGGTTTGGGGTGTGGCTCGGGACAGTAATGAAGTTTGGTTGTTTGGCTTTGCTGGCCACATTGGTGTGA
- the LOC130745229 gene encoding soyasapogenol B glucuronide galactosyltransferase-like, with protein sequence MENFAVEVQAEMLKAIFLPFISTSHLIPVVDTARLFAMHGVDVTIITTPANATIFQTSIDRDSARGHSIRTRVVKFPQVAGLPEGMESFSAATPQHIVSKIYQGLSLLQEPFQQLFRDLKPDFIVSDMFYPWTVDAAAELGIPRLICVGGSYIAHSAQNSVEVFAPHTKVDSDTESFLLPGLPHELKMTRLQLPDWLRAPTGYTYLMKMMKESEKKSYGSLFNSFYELEGSYEEHYKTAMGTKSWSVGPISLWVNQDDSDKEGRGHAKEEGKGKEEGCLTWLNSKTGGSVLYVSFGSMNNFPTSQLVEIAHALEDSGHDFIWVVRKSKESEDVGDAFLEEFEERVKASNKGYLIWGWAPQLLILEHPAIGAVVTHCGWNTIMETVNAGLPMATWPLFAEQFYNEKLLVDVLRIGVAVGSKEWKNWNELRDETVKREDIGKAIALLMGGGEESLEMRRKAKELGDAAKKAIQVGGSSHTKLKELFEELKSVKLQKVNHKIKGKT encoded by the coding sequence ATGGAGAATTTTGCTGTTGAAGTTCAAGCTGAAATGCTGAAGGCCATTTTTCTACCTTTCATATCAACCAGTCATCTCATTCCCGTTGTTGACACAGCAAGGCTCTTTGCTATGCATGGTGTGGATGTCACCATAATCACCACACCAGCAAACGCCACCATTTTCCAAACCTCTATCGACCGCGATTCGGCTCGCGGTCACTCAATTCGAACCCGTGTTGTCAAGTTCCCACAAGTTGCTGGTTTGCCAGAAGGAATGGAGAGCTTCAGCGCTGCCACTCCTCAACACATAGTCTCCAAAATCTATCAGGGACTCTCCCTTCTTCAAGAGCCTTTCCAACAACTGTTCCGTGACCTGAAACCTGATTTCATTGTCAGTGACATGTTCTACCCTTGGACTGTTGATGCTGCAGCTGAATTGGGAATTCCAAGGCTGATTTGTGTTGGTGGAAGTTACATTGCTCACTCTGCTCAGAACTCTGTTGAAGTATTTGCTCCTCATACCAAGGTGGATTCGGATACTGAGAGTTTTTTGCTTCCTGGGTTGCCCCATGAGTTGAAGATGACGCGTTTGCAGTTGCCAGATTGGCTTAGAGCACCAACTGGCTACACTtatttgatgaagatgatgaaagaatCAGAGAAGAAGAGCTATGGATCATTGTTCAATAGCTTTTATGAGCTTGAGGGAAGTTATGAGGAGCATTACAAGACAGCCATGGGAACCAAGAGTTGGAGTGTGGGGCCAATTTCTTTATGGGTGAACCAAGATGATTCAGATAAGGAGGGTAGAGGGCATgccaaagaagaaggaaaaggaaaggaagAAGGGTGCCTTACATGGCTTAATTCTAAAACAGGGGGCTCTGTTCTCTATGTGAGTTTTGGGAGCATGAACAACTTCCCCACCTCCCAGCTAGTTGAAATAGCTCATGCCCTTGAAGATTCTGGTCATGATTTCATTTGGGTGGTTAGGAAAAGTAAAGAAAGTGAAGATGTAGGTGATGCTTTCTTAGAGGAATTTGAGGAGAGAGTGAAAGCAAGCAACAAAGGTTATCTAATATGGGGTTGGGCACCACAACTTCTGATACTGGAGCATCCAGCCATTGGAGCTGTGGTGACTCACTGTGGGTGGAACACCATTATGGAAACTGTCAATGCAGGATTACCAATGGCAACTTGGCCTCTTTTTGCTGAGCAATTTTACAATGAGAAGTTGTTAGTTGATGTGCTGAGAATTGGGGTGGCAGTTGGATCAAAAGAATGGAAAAACTGGAATGAGTTGAGGGATGAGACAGTGAAGAGGGAGGACATAGGAAAGGCTATTGCTTTATTGATGGGGGGTGGAGAAGAGTCTTTAGAAATGAGGAGAAAAGCCAAAGAGCTTGGTGATGCTGCAAAGAAAGCTATACAGGTTGGTGGGTCTTCTCACACTAAGTTGAAAGAACTTTTTGAAGAGCTGAAGTCAGTCAAATTGCAAAAGGTCAATCACAAAATAAAAGGGAAGACTTAG